In one window of Comamonas testosteroni DNA:
- the tesF gene encoding acetaldehyde dehydrogenase TesF, with the protein MTQKKIKCALIGPGNIGTDLLMKLQRSAILEPVWMVGIDPESDGLKRAREMGIKTTAEGVDGLLPFVKEDGIQIAFDATSAYVHAENSRKLNELGVLMIDLTPAAIGPYCVPSVNLAEKVAEKAMNVNMVTCGGQATIPMVAAVSRVQAVSYGEIVATVSSRSVGPGTRKNIDEFTRTTSGAVEQIGGAQKGKAIIVINPAEPPLIMRDTIHCLTVDTPKPAEIEASVHAMIKEVQKYVPGYKLVNGPVIDGNRVSIYMEVEGLGDYLPKYAGNLDIMTAAAARTAEMFAEEILAGRFELAEAAVAV; encoded by the coding sequence ATGACGCAAAAGAAAATCAAGTGCGCACTGATCGGGCCCGGCAATATCGGCACCGACCTGCTCATGAAACTGCAGCGCTCTGCCATTCTGGAGCCAGTGTGGATGGTCGGTATCGACCCCGAATCCGACGGCCTCAAGCGCGCCCGCGAAATGGGCATCAAGACCACGGCCGAGGGCGTAGACGGCCTGCTGCCCTTTGTCAAGGAAGACGGCATCCAGATCGCCTTCGACGCCACAAGCGCCTATGTCCACGCCGAAAACAGCCGCAAGCTCAATGAACTGGGCGTGCTGATGATCGACCTGACGCCCGCGGCCATCGGCCCCTATTGCGTGCCCAGCGTGAACCTGGCCGAGAAGGTGGCAGAAAAGGCCATGAACGTGAACATGGTCACCTGCGGCGGCCAGGCCACCATCCCCATGGTGGCTGCTGTCTCGCGCGTGCAGGCCGTGAGCTACGGCGAGATCGTGGCCACGGTCTCCAGCCGCTCGGTCGGCCCCGGCACACGCAAGAACATCGACGAGTTCACGCGCACCACCTCTGGCGCTGTCGAACAAATTGGCGGTGCGCAAAAGGGCAAGGCCATCATCGTCATCAACCCCGCCGAGCCGCCGCTGATCATGCGCGACACCATCCACTGCCTGACGGTAGATACGCCCAAGCCTGCTGAGATCGAAGCCTCGGTACACGCAATGATCAAGGAAGTGCAGAAATACGTGCCCGGCTACAAGCTGGTCAACGGCCCCGTCATCGACGGCAACCGCGTCTCCATCTATATGGAGGTCGAAGGCCTGGGCGACTACCTGCCCAAGTACGCGGGCAATCTGGACATCATGACCGCCGCTGCGGCACGCACGGCCGAGATGTTTGCCGAAGAAATCCTCGCCGGCCGTTTCGAGTTGGCCGAAGCCGCTGTGGCTGTCTGA
- the tesE gene encoding 2-hydroxyhexa-2,4-dienoate hydratase TesE, whose translation MSDKQFIEQQGRRLYDALRTAKTLAPLTDSHPEMTVADAYHISLHMLRLREASGERVIGKKIGVTSKPVQDMLNVHQPDFGFLTDSMEYEDGAAVSLKASGLIQPRAEGEIAFMLNKDLQGPGVTKEDVLAATEWVAPCFEIVDSRINDWKIKIQDTVADNASCGVFVIGKQHTNPASLDLAAAAMQMTKNGQPAGSGLGSAVQGHPAEAVAWLANTLGAFGIPFKAGEVILSGSLAPLVPAAAGDHFEMVIEGMGHCSIQFTE comes from the coding sequence ATGAGTGACAAGCAATTCATCGAACAGCAAGGCCGGCGCCTGTATGACGCGCTGCGAACCGCCAAGACACTGGCACCGCTGACCGACAGCCACCCCGAGATGACGGTGGCGGACGCCTATCACATCTCCCTGCACATGCTGCGCCTGCGAGAAGCATCGGGCGAGCGCGTGATTGGCAAGAAGATCGGCGTTACCTCCAAGCCCGTGCAGGACATGCTGAATGTGCACCAGCCTGACTTCGGTTTTCTGACCGACAGCATGGAGTATGAAGACGGCGCTGCCGTCTCGCTCAAGGCATCCGGCCTGATCCAGCCTCGCGCCGAAGGCGAAATTGCCTTCATGCTCAACAAGGATCTGCAAGGCCCGGGTGTGACCAAGGAAGATGTACTGGCCGCGACCGAATGGGTAGCGCCCTGCTTCGAGATTGTCGATTCGCGCATCAACGACTGGAAGATCAAGATCCAGGACACCGTGGCTGACAACGCCTCCTGCGGCGTCTTTGTCATCGGCAAGCAGCACACCAATCCAGCCTCGCTGGATCTGGCTGCCGCTGCCATGCAGATGACCAAGAACGGCCAGCCCGCAGGTTCGGGCCTGGGAAGCGCCGTGCAAGGTCACCCGGCCGAAGCCGTGGCCTGGCTGGCCAACACGCTTGGCGCTTTCGGCATTCCCTTCAAGGCCGGCGAGGTGATTCTCTCGGGCTCCCTCGCCCCCCTGGTGCCCGCCGCTGCCGGTGACCACTTCGAGATGGTCATTGAGGGCATGGGCCACTGTTCCATTCAATTCACGGAGTAA
- the tesG gene encoding 4-hydroxy-2-oxovalerate aldolase TesG: MSLKGKKITVHDMTLRDGMHPKRHQMTLAQMKSVACGLDAAGVPLIEVTHGDGLGGSSVNYGFPAHTDEEYLSTVIPLMKQAKVSALLLPGIGTVDHLKMAHELGVSTIRVATHCTEADVSEQHIAMARKMGMDTVGFLMMAHMNSAEGLLKQAKLMEGYGANCIYITDSAGYMLPDDVKERLAAVRQALKPETELGFHGHHNLAMGIANSLAAIEAGANRIDAAAAGLGAGAGNTPMEVLVAVCARMGIETGVDVFKIQDVAEDLVVPLMDFPIRIDRDALTLGYAGVYGSFLLFAKRAEAKYGIPARELLLELGRRGMVGGQEDMIEDTALTMVRERQKLAQKVAVTA, from the coding sequence ATGTCCCTCAAAGGTAAGAAGATCACCGTTCACGACATGACGCTGCGTGACGGCATGCACCCCAAGCGCCACCAGATGACGCTCGCGCAGATGAAGTCCGTGGCCTGCGGTCTGGACGCCGCTGGCGTTCCGCTGATCGAAGTGACCCACGGCGACGGCCTGGGCGGCAGCTCGGTCAACTACGGCTTTCCCGCCCACACGGACGAGGAATACCTGTCCACCGTCATCCCGCTGATGAAGCAGGCCAAGGTCTCAGCCCTGCTGCTGCCCGGCATCGGCACCGTCGACCACCTGAAGATGGCCCATGAGCTGGGCGTCTCCACCATCCGCGTGGCCACCCATTGCACCGAGGCCGATGTCTCCGAGCAGCACATCGCCATGGCCCGCAAGATGGGCATGGACACCGTGGGCTTTCTCATGATGGCGCATATGAACAGCGCCGAAGGTCTGCTCAAGCAGGCCAAGCTGATGGAAGGCTACGGCGCCAACTGCATCTACATCACGGACTCGGCCGGCTATATGCTGCCCGATGACGTGAAGGAACGCCTCGCCGCCGTTCGCCAGGCTCTCAAGCCCGAGACCGAGCTGGGCTTTCACGGCCACCACAACCTGGCCATGGGCATTGCCAACTCGCTGGCCGCCATCGAAGCCGGCGCCAACCGCATCGATGCGGCAGCGGCCGGCCTGGGTGCGGGGGCAGGCAACACGCCCATGGAAGTGCTGGTCGCCGTGTGCGCGCGCATGGGCATTGAAACCGGTGTGGACGTGTTCAAGATCCAGGACGTGGCCGAAGATCTGGTCGTGCCGTTGATGGACTTTCCCATCCGCATCGACCGCGACGCGCTGACCCTGGGCTACGCGGGCGTCTACGGTAGCTTCCTGCTGTTTGCCAAGCGTGCCGAAGCCAAGTACGGCATCCCGGCACGCGAGCTGCTGCTGGAGCTGGGCCGCCGCGGCATGGTGGGCGGCCAGGAAGACATGATCGAGGACACGGCCCTGACCATGGTGCGCGAGCGCCAGAAGCTGGCGCAGAAGGTGGCCGTGACTGCCTGA